Proteins found in one Miscanthus floridulus cultivar M001 chromosome 4, ASM1932011v1, whole genome shotgun sequence genomic segment:
- the LOC136549611 gene encoding uncharacterized protein isoform X3: MSTEQGVSAPDAIGTEATNLLKRNSDDVGWDYGVLVDASNKDKVKCKLCDKEMRGGIHRLKEHLAHEGKNVKKCTARTPQAMEAKEKCKKALADAKRKREEKTVRELEIREEVHVSRVGTDSDEVTCVGSSEPHKLGPIDKWTRAINPKATKSDSLKQQQLNKELWKERTNEVHKYTARWAYTHGIVFNACDNDEFKQMCEAIG; encoded by the exons ATGTCGACAGAACAAGGTGTTTCTGCACCAGATGCAATAGGCACTGAGGCAACTAATCTCCTGAAAAGGAACTCAGATGATGTTGGATGGGACTATGGTGTTCTTGTTGATGCTAGCAACAAGGACAAGGTGAAGTGCAAGCTCTGTGACAAGGAGATGAGAGGagggattcataggttgaaggAGCATTTGGCTCATGAAGGAAAGAATGTGAAGAAATGCACAGCAAGAACACCACAGGCTATGGAGGCTAAAGAGAAGTGCAAGAAGGCACTAGCTGATGCAAAAAGGAAGAGGGAGGAGAAGACTGTTCGTGAGCTAGAAATTAGAGAGGAAGTTCATGTATCTAGGGTTGGAACAGATTCAGATGAAGTTACATGTGTTGGAAGTTCAGAGCCCCACAAATTAGGACCCATTGACAAATGGACACGTGCTATTAATCCTAAAGCTACCAAGTCTGATTCTTTGAAGCAACAACAACTGAACAAGGAACTTTGGAAAGAAAGAACCAATGAGGTGCATAAGTACACTGCAAGATGGGCCTATACACATG GAA
- the LOC136549611 gene encoding uncharacterized protein isoform X2: MSGSPAQPRPSTGEMEDGGNRMSTEQGVSAPDAIGTEATNLLKRNSDDVGWDYGVLVDASNKDKVKCKLCDKEMRGGIHRLKEHLAHEGKNVKKCTARTPQAMEAKEKCKKALADAKRKREEKTVRELEIREEVHVSRVGTDSDEVTCVGSSEPHKLGPIDKWTRAINPKATKSDSLKQQQLNKELWKERTNEVHKYTARWAYTHGIVFNACDNDEFKQMCEAIG; the protein is encoded by the exons ATGTCTGGGTCACCTGCACAGCCCCGCCCTTCCACAGGGGAGATGGAGGATGGCGGCAACAG GATGTCGACAGAACAAGGTGTTTCTGCACCAGATGCAATAGGCACTGAGGCAACTAATCTCCTGAAAAGGAACTCAGATGATGTTGGATGGGACTATGGTGTTCTTGTTGATGCTAGCAACAAGGACAAGGTGAAGTGCAAGCTCTGTGACAAGGAGATGAGAGGagggattcataggttgaaggAGCATTTGGCTCATGAAGGAAAGAATGTGAAGAAATGCACAGCAAGAACACCACAGGCTATGGAGGCTAAAGAGAAGTGCAAGAAGGCACTAGCTGATGCAAAAAGGAAGAGGGAGGAGAAGACTGTTCGTGAGCTAGAAATTAGAGAGGAAGTTCATGTATCTAGGGTTGGAACAGATTCAGATGAAGTTACATGTGTTGGAAGTTCAGAGCCCCACAAATTAGGACCCATTGACAAATGGACACGTGCTATTAATCCTAAAGCTACCAAGTCTGATTCTTTGAAGCAACAACAACTGAACAAGGAACTTTGGAAAGAAAGAACCAATGAGGTGCATAAGTACACTGCAAGATGGGCCTATACACATG GAA